In Streptomyces sp. NBC_01439, the following are encoded in one genomic region:
- a CDS encoding UvrD-helicase domain-containing protein: protein MPRLAFAQSFWDGYESLEKPVRAGVRKAMAKFQALSAAELNADKGLHLESVEKARDARMRTIRITDFWRGVVLAPDDGSDVFLLVNVLPHDDAYTWAAKRLYSANSATRALEVRNAVALDELTPLYETASLRVPQRLFAKVSDGTLRQLGVDDQVLRAARSLVDKGQLDAFATLLPEDQLEVLQYLAEGFSPEEVYRDVVAVRRPPDAPAEAVEDLATVIANTTARIRLITGPQELEEILEKPFEAWRVFLHPSQRRVAYRASYGGPVQVTGGPGTGKTVAALHRVRHLLSRSEDGRILLTTYTNALASGLRDMLVLLLDEDEKALARVDVTTVDAFANGIVRSASATALKPIGDREQLQLWDKAIKQLGLPFSTQFLAQEYRHVVLGQNLRGLDAYLGASRRGRGTGLGPARRRQVWSGVERFEQLLGGRGETTHLRICARAAELLGASSTPYAHVVVDEAQDLHPAQWRVLRAAVPAGPDDLFVTGDPHQRIYDSRVALGTLGIATTGRSFRLRVNYRSTEEILTWSAELLAPIAVDSLEGEGTDSLSGYRSLLHGKQPRSREYTTQAEETEALVEQVRSWVAGGIAPHEIGVCARFNLLLNAAEEKLRSAGIPAVRVKGQLPPGTEGVRLATMHAMKGLEFRAVSVLGVSDGTIPFAREITARESDALQHEADLLRERCLLFVACTRAREALVVTWSSDPSPFLPPSARST from the coding sequence ATGCCCCGGCTCGCATTCGCCCAGAGCTTCTGGGACGGTTACGAGAGCTTGGAGAAGCCCGTTCGCGCCGGGGTGCGCAAGGCCATGGCGAAGTTCCAGGCCCTGAGCGCGGCCGAGCTCAATGCGGACAAGGGGTTGCACCTGGAGTCCGTCGAGAAGGCGCGCGACGCCCGGATGCGTACCATCCGCATCACCGACTTCTGGCGGGGTGTCGTGCTCGCCCCCGACGACGGCAGCGATGTGTTCCTCCTCGTCAATGTGCTTCCGCACGACGACGCCTACACCTGGGCGGCAAAGCGGCTGTACAGCGCGAACTCCGCGACACGGGCGCTGGAGGTCCGCAACGCCGTCGCTCTGGACGAGCTGACTCCGCTGTACGAGACAGCCTCGCTCCGGGTGCCGCAGCGGCTGTTCGCGAAAGTGTCCGACGGAACCCTCCGTCAGCTGGGCGTCGACGATCAAGTACTGCGCGCCGCGCGCTCGCTGGTGGACAAGGGGCAGCTCGACGCCTTCGCCACGCTCCTGCCGGAGGATCAGCTGGAGGTTCTCCAATACCTCGCCGAAGGCTTCAGCCCTGAGGAGGTGTACCGGGACGTCGTGGCCGTCCGACGGCCGCCGGACGCCCCGGCCGAGGCTGTCGAAGACCTGGCGACGGTCATCGCCAACACCACCGCCCGCATCCGCCTGATCACGGGACCGCAGGAACTGGAGGAGATCCTGGAAAAGCCGTTCGAGGCTTGGCGGGTCTTCCTCCACCCTTCCCAGCGCCGCGTCGCCTACCGCGCTTCGTACGGCGGTCCCGTCCAGGTCACCGGTGGACCCGGCACCGGCAAGACGGTGGCTGCCCTGCATCGGGTACGGCATCTCCTCAGCCGGTCCGAGGACGGCCGCATCCTGCTCACCACCTACACCAACGCACTCGCCTCCGGACTGCGCGACATGCTCGTTCTGCTCCTCGACGAGGACGAGAAGGCACTCGCGCGGGTGGATGTGACGACGGTCGACGCCTTCGCGAACGGAATCGTACGATCGGCTTCGGCAACCGCGCTCAAGCCGATCGGGGACCGGGAACAACTACAGCTGTGGGACAAGGCGATCAAGCAGCTCGGCCTGCCGTTCAGCACTCAGTTCCTGGCGCAGGAGTACCGCCACGTCGTCCTCGGCCAGAACCTGCGTGGTCTCGATGCATACCTCGGCGCGAGCCGCCGCGGCCGCGGCACCGGCCTCGGACCCGCTCGCCGTCGCCAAGTCTGGAGCGGCGTAGAGCGCTTCGAACAGCTCCTCGGCGGCCGAGGCGAGACCACACACCTGCGGATCTGCGCGCGTGCGGCGGAGCTCCTCGGGGCCAGTTCGACGCCGTACGCGCACGTCGTGGTTGACGAGGCCCAGGACCTTCACCCCGCGCAGTGGCGAGTGCTGCGCGCCGCCGTTCCTGCGGGTCCCGACGACCTGTTCGTCACCGGTGACCCGCATCAACGAATCTACGATTCCCGGGTGGCTCTCGGCACCCTGGGCATCGCCACCACCGGTCGCAGCTTCCGGCTACGTGTCAACTACCGCTCCACCGAAGAGATCCTCACCTGGTCGGCGGAGCTCCTCGCACCGATCGCCGTCGACTCACTGGAGGGCGAAGGAACGGACTCGCTGTCCGGGTACCGTTCGCTGCTGCACGGGAAACAGCCTCGGTCCCGGGAGTACACGACGCAGGCAGAAGAGACCGAGGCCCTGGTGGAACAAGTCCGGTCGTGGGTGGCCGGAGGGATCGCGCCGCACGAGATCGGCGTCTGTGCACGCTTCAACCTCCTGCTGAACGCCGCCGAGGAGAAGCTGCGGTCTGCCGGTATCCCGGCCGTACGTGTCAAGGGGCAGCTACCGCCTGGAACCGAGGGCGTACGGCTGGCGACCATGCACGCGATGAAGGGGCTCGAGTTCCGGGCGGTCTCCGTCCTCGGTGTCAGTGACGGCACCATACCGTTCGCCCGCGAGATCACGGCTCGGGAATCGGACGCGCTGCAGCACGAGGCCGACCTGCTCCGTGAACGCTGCCTGCTCTTCGTCGCCTGCACGCGCGCTCGCGAAGCTTTGGTCGTCACCTGGAGCTCCGATCCGAGCCCCTTCCTGCCCCCTTCCGCCCGCTCCACCTGA
- a CDS encoding N-6 DNA methylase, with amino-acid sequence MTEKAAASVGALVTGAEIARLAGVTRAAVSNWRRRHDDFPVPAAGAANSPLFALVEVQAWLDKQRKGQELSPEVELWQALRALCGEQMVAGLAEVAATLAGAPAPGLPDELVARVRRLAQSEPPVNLVNGLTERFMDSARRAGSDQVTPERIVRAVRHFAPDLPRGATIFDPACGIGVLLLAVGAGVDTRCCGQESDADSARFAQLRADLLQRTRVTVAAGDSLRADAWPDLRADLVVCDPPAGITEWGREELLLDSRWELGTPSKAESELAWLQHAYAHTGPGGHVLMVMPASVAYRKAGRRIRSELVRRGILRQVVALPPGVATSHSLPVHVWCLQRPEGSGNADTNHTVRMVDLSGNSPDGSLDPRPDQVADVPLIELLDDTVDLTPGAHLRSRHRDYCAEYSALRAEVEKRVRRLVTLLPELAEGGGPGSLDGATTSVADLARAGLVSYEDSEPVSASDQLDTDYLQGFLRSSVNNRRSTSASGSYRLDSRGARIPRMGIDEQRRYGSAFRVLSAFERDVHEIVELSGHLADLARDGLATGGLAPEE; translated from the coding sequence ATGACGGAGAAAGCCGCTGCATCAGTCGGCGCCTTGGTTACCGGAGCCGAGATCGCTCGCCTCGCCGGTGTCACCCGGGCGGCTGTCTCCAACTGGCGTCGGCGCCACGACGATTTCCCCGTGCCGGCGGCAGGGGCGGCGAACAGTCCGCTCTTCGCACTGGTCGAGGTCCAGGCCTGGCTCGACAAGCAACGCAAGGGCCAAGAGCTCTCGCCCGAGGTCGAGTTGTGGCAAGCCCTTCGGGCGCTTTGTGGAGAGCAGATGGTCGCGGGACTGGCGGAAGTGGCTGCGACGCTCGCCGGGGCGCCCGCGCCCGGTCTGCCGGACGAGTTGGTGGCACGTGTGCGTCGACTCGCCCAGAGCGAACCGCCTGTCAATCTTGTGAACGGCTTGACCGAGCGGTTCATGGACTCGGCGCGGCGGGCAGGATCGGATCAGGTGACCCCCGAACGCATCGTGCGTGCCGTACGCCATTTCGCCCCCGATCTTCCCCGGGGTGCCACCATCTTCGACCCCGCGTGTGGGATCGGAGTCCTGCTCCTGGCCGTGGGCGCGGGAGTGGACACGCGCTGCTGTGGTCAGGAGTCGGACGCGGACAGCGCTCGTTTCGCGCAGCTCCGCGCCGATCTCCTGCAACGCACACGCGTCACTGTCGCGGCCGGGGATTCCCTGCGTGCGGACGCCTGGCCGGATCTGAGGGCCGATCTCGTGGTCTGCGATCCGCCGGCCGGTATCACCGAGTGGGGGCGGGAGGAGTTGCTGCTCGACTCCCGCTGGGAGCTGGGCACACCTTCCAAGGCCGAAAGCGAGCTCGCCTGGCTACAGCATGCTTACGCACACACCGGGCCGGGCGGCCACGTTCTCATGGTCATGCCTGCCTCGGTCGCCTACCGCAAGGCAGGGCGCCGGATCCGCTCGGAGCTGGTGCGCCGCGGCATCCTGAGACAAGTGGTGGCCCTCCCGCCGGGCGTGGCCACCTCGCACTCCCTACCTGTGCACGTTTGGTGTCTCCAGCGCCCTGAGGGTTCCGGAAACGCCGACACGAATCACACGGTGCGCATGGTCGATCTGAGCGGCAACAGCCCTGACGGCAGCTTGGATCCCCGCCCCGATCAGGTCGCCGACGTGCCGTTGATCGAACTCCTCGACGACACCGTCGATCTCACCCCCGGTGCGCACCTCCGCTCCCGGCACCGTGACTACTGCGCGGAGTACTCCGCCCTGCGTGCGGAAGTAGAGAAGAGGGTCCGTCGCTTGGTCACTCTGCTGCCCGAGTTGGCCGAGGGCGGTGGACCGGGCTCGCTTGACGGCGCGACCACCAGCGTCGCGGATCTCGCTCGGGCCGGGCTGGTCAGCTACGAGGACTCGGAGCCGGTCTCGGCCAGCGATCAGCTCGACACGGACTACCTGCAGGGATTCTTGCGCAGCTCCGTGAACAATCGTCGGTCCACGAGTGCCAGTGGGAGCTACCGTCTGGATTCTCGCGGCGCGCGGATCCCCCGGATGGGCATCGACGAGCAACGTCGCTACGGCTCCGCCTTCCGCGTGCTGTCCGCGTTCGAGCGGGACGTGCACGAGATCGTCGAGTTGAGCGGGCATCTCGCCGATCTCGCGCGGGACGGTCTGGCCACGGGGGGACTGGCGCCCGAGGAGTGA
- a CDS encoding McrC family protein, producing the protein MSSQDVSLREHGPAVSVPLGTDAGRALAAAGILRSATPDPGREGHWLLRAGSSVGAVRIPGGPVVRIAPKTSVSRLFFLLGFSLDPARAWRDSREGTIDMGGHDDVVPSLAHAVERQIDAALRQGVLQGYRTVEESALFVRGRIREADQVRRHFGRTPPVEISHDDYTADTSENRILRAAVERLLHLPGVSGPVRRRLARHRVRLADALPLVRGRELPRWQATRLNSRYQPALRLAEAVLRGASPEHRPAGAAPLAMDGFLIDMNRLFEDFVTVGLREALREHGLTARLQDPHHLDTAESVRMRPDLVVRTGDGRTPVAVVDAKYKVVKPDGHLNDDLYQALAYATVLGLNEAHLVYAAGRVPLRVREVHGAGIRLYQHSLDLSCPAEGLLSELERIAGQLAGTAARL; encoded by the coding sequence GTGAGCTCGCAGGACGTGTCACTGCGCGAGCACGGTCCTGCCGTCTCCGTCCCCCTCGGCACCGACGCAGGACGGGCCCTCGCCGCGGCGGGCATCCTGCGGAGCGCCACCCCCGATCCCGGCCGGGAGGGGCACTGGCTCCTGCGGGCGGGGAGCAGCGTCGGCGCGGTGCGGATCCCCGGCGGTCCTGTCGTACGGATCGCGCCCAAGACGTCCGTGAGCCGGCTGTTCTTCCTGCTCGGCTTCAGTCTCGACCCGGCACGGGCCTGGCGAGACAGCCGGGAGGGCACGATCGACATGGGAGGGCACGACGACGTCGTTCCCTCGCTCGCGCACGCCGTGGAACGGCAGATCGACGCGGCCCTGCGCCAAGGCGTTCTTCAGGGTTACCGGACGGTGGAGGAGTCCGCTCTCTTCGTCCGTGGACGGATACGGGAGGCCGACCAGGTCCGACGGCACTTCGGCCGGACACCGCCCGTCGAGATCAGCCATGACGACTACACGGCCGACACCTCCGAGAACCGCATCCTGCGCGCCGCCGTCGAGCGGCTGCTCCACCTGCCAGGGGTGAGCGGGCCCGTCCGACGCCGACTGGCCCGCCATCGCGTCCGCCTCGCGGATGCCCTTCCCCTGGTGCGGGGCCGGGAACTGCCCCGATGGCAGGCGACGCGTCTCAACTCCCGTTACCAGCCGGCCTTGCGACTGGCCGAGGCCGTCCTGCGCGGCGCGTCCCCCGAACACCGGCCGGCCGGAGCTGCTCCACTCGCCATGGACGGCTTCCTGATCGACATGAACCGGCTGTTCGAGGACTTCGTCACGGTCGGACTGCGCGAGGCCCTGCGGGAGCACGGCCTGACCGCGCGCCTGCAGGACCCCCACCACCTGGACACCGCCGAGAGCGTCCGCATGCGGCCGGACCTGGTCGTGCGCACCGGCGACGGCCGCACTCCGGTCGCCGTCGTCGATGCGAAGTACAAAGTGGTGAAGCCCGACGGCCACCTCAACGACGACCTGTACCAGGCGCTCGCCTACGCCACCGTCCTCGGGCTGAATGAGGCCCACCTGGTGTACGCCGCGGGCCGCGTTCCCCTACGCGTCCGCGAGGTACACGGAGCGGGGATCCGTCTGTACCAGCACAGCCTCGACCTCTCGTGCCCGGCCGAAGGGCTGCTGTCGGAGCTGGAGCGCATCGCCGGGCAGCTCGCCGGGACCGCGGCACGTCTTTGA
- a CDS encoding Hsp70 family protein: protein MHRTLGIDLGTTNSVTAWMRDGVPVVLPNRDGAQATPSAVGLDSGGALLVGQEALNWRLGDPLSVITEVKRLIGRRWADELVQQALEARPDDAPPVRESADGSVEIRLGAHYLSPVQVSAILLRRLRKDAEDAAGVPFRRAVITVPAYFAEPQFDAVREAGRLAGFHVARIVQEPTAAAHAFGVRPGEDGLKDYATVLVFDLGGGTFDVSLLTIGPGHFSVAGLGGDNLLGGADFDALLDGHVREQLVGRALDGDGDDSRIRAAAERAKIELSGKEAVDVVLAPLGRQGGAWSGAVRRADFEELLAGHLHRMRETVETVLTGYSATPEDVQRVLLVGGSTLVPAVRRGLQDLFGEDTVSDAVDPMTAVAHGAAVEAGLLDTLGCPSGTCANDSIPVDSEACPDCATPLLGAPTVDCPGCHVPAPELTAACPVCATDLSGLRAATPVVALAECPDCGRDDNPAGASVCLDCDAPMDTGGLKCPSCNLVNAPGLSACSFCDGDFGTALPQQITAQHIGIELEDHTVEVLIPAGTLYPTQWHQVDTLGIRGVDGTSVRFNVWEGPHLRSAQRNEFCGGFVDPSPEGLRGDVPLTLEVRLDADRTIDLRYRIGSEDWSLARLRRNLISEAVRRKGVGLLQRYSEFLDEWRQELTHAEKDALTEIAADLEALGRGEPMSRSLDGLLDSAHDTLELCLRARSAQAGARMAARRGNGLLPSQSVRDMTKAAEDVKDAREAMNTGGMRTAADRVDSLMAGIDPVVRAALYAIQFAEQNAYPATLRGEVLAARDALLGAKEDDQDTRDLQLVRLGQLYENGRHLFADSSTVSLPSSVLPSRR from the coding sequence ATGCACCGGACCCTCGGCATCGACCTCGGTACCACCAACTCCGTCACGGCATGGATGCGCGACGGCGTCCCCGTCGTCCTGCCCAACCGGGACGGCGCCCAGGCCACCCCTTCGGCCGTCGGGCTCGACTCCGGCGGCGCCCTGCTCGTCGGCCAGGAAGCCCTCAACTGGCGGCTCGGCGACCCCCTCTCCGTGATCACGGAGGTCAAGCGGCTGATCGGGCGGCGCTGGGCCGACGAGCTCGTGCAGCAGGCCCTCGAGGCGCGGCCCGACGACGCCCCGCCCGTACGGGAGAGCGCCGACGGCTCGGTGGAGATCCGGCTCGGCGCGCACTACCTCTCGCCCGTGCAGGTCTCCGCCATTCTGCTGCGCAGGCTCAGGAAGGACGCCGAGGACGCGGCGGGCGTGCCGTTCCGGCGTGCGGTGATCACCGTGCCCGCGTACTTCGCCGAGCCTCAGTTCGACGCGGTGCGCGAAGCCGGGCGGCTCGCCGGCTTCCACGTGGCGCGGATCGTGCAGGAGCCGACCGCGGCCGCGCACGCCTTCGGGGTCCGGCCCGGCGAGGACGGGCTCAAGGACTACGCGACCGTGCTCGTCTTCGACCTGGGCGGCGGCACCTTCGACGTATCGCTCCTCACGATCGGGCCCGGGCACTTCTCGGTGGCCGGACTCGGCGGGGACAACCTCCTCGGCGGAGCCGACTTCGACGCGCTGCTCGACGGCCACGTACGCGAGCAGCTCGTCGGCCGCGCCCTCGACGGGGACGGCGACGACTCCCGCATCCGGGCCGCCGCCGAGCGGGCGAAGATCGAACTCTCCGGGAAGGAAGCCGTCGACGTCGTTCTCGCTCCGCTCGGACGTCAGGGCGGAGCCTGGTCCGGAGCGGTGCGGCGCGCCGACTTCGAGGAACTTCTGGCCGGGCACCTGCACCGGATGCGCGAGACGGTCGAGACGGTACTGACGGGGTACAGCGCGACGCCGGAGGACGTCCAGCGGGTTCTACTGGTCGGCGGTTCCACCCTCGTTCCGGCCGTCCGGCGCGGCCTCCAGGACCTCTTCGGCGAGGACACGGTGTCGGACGCCGTGGATCCCATGACAGCTGTAGCGCACGGCGCTGCCGTGGAGGCCGGTCTCCTCGACACCCTCGGCTGTCCGTCCGGAACCTGCGCCAACGACAGCATCCCCGTCGACTCCGAGGCCTGCCCGGACTGCGCCACCCCGCTCCTCGGCGCCCCCACGGTCGACTGCCCGGGCTGTCACGTCCCCGCCCCCGAACTCACCGCCGCCTGCCCCGTGTGCGCCACGGACCTGTCCGGCCTGCGCGCGGCCACCCCGGTCGTCGCCCTCGCCGAATGCCCGGACTGCGGCCGCGACGACAACCCCGCCGGTGCCTCCGTCTGCCTCGACTGTGACGCGCCGATGGACACGGGCGGCCTGAAGTGCCCTTCGTGCAATCTGGTCAACGCCCCCGGACTCAGCGCCTGCTCGTTCTGCGACGGCGACTTCGGCACCGCCCTCCCCCAGCAGATCACGGCCCAGCACATCGGCATCGAACTGGAGGACCACACCGTGGAGGTCCTCATCCCTGCCGGCACCCTGTACCCGACGCAATGGCACCAGGTGGACACTCTGGGAATCCGCGGAGTCGACGGCACGTCCGTACGGTTCAACGTCTGGGAGGGGCCGCACCTGCGCTCGGCCCAGCGCAACGAGTTCTGCGGAGGCTTCGTCGACCCGAGTCCCGAGGGGCTGCGGGGCGATGTGCCGCTCACCCTTGAGGTACGGCTCGACGCCGACCGGACCATCGACCTGCGCTATCGCATCGGCTCCGAGGACTGGTCCCTTGCCCGGCTCCGACGCAACTTGATCTCCGAAGCCGTGCGCCGGAAGGGCGTCGGCCTGCTGCAGCGCTACTCCGAGTTCCTGGACGAATGGAGGCAGGAACTCACCCACGCCGAGAAGGACGCGCTCACCGAGATCGCGGCAGATCTGGAGGCCCTCGGGCGGGGAGAACCCATGAGCCGATCCCTGGACGGGCTGCTGGATTCCGCCCACGACACCCTGGAGCTGTGCCTGCGGGCCCGGAGCGCCCAGGCCGGAGCGCGCATGGCCGCCCGGCGCGGGAACGGCCTCCTGCCGTCGCAATCCGTGCGGGACATGACGAAAGCGGCCGAGGACGTCAAGGACGCGCGCGAGGCCATGAACACCGGGGGGATGCGGACAGCCGCGGACCGGGTGGACAGCCTCATGGCCGGAATCGACCCGGTGGTGCGTGCCGCGCTCTACGCCATCCAGTTCGCCGAGCAGAACGCCTACCCCGCGACCCTGCGCGGTGAGGTCCTGGCCGCCCGCGACGCCCTGCTCGGCGCGAAGGAGGACGATCAGGACACCCGGGACCTTCAGCTCGTCCGCCTCGGGCAGCTCTACGAAAACGGCCGCCACCTGTTCGCCGACAGCAGCACGGTCTCGCTCCCGTCGAGCGTCCTGCCCTCCCGACGGTGA
- a CDS encoding AAA family ATPase — protein sequence MPQPEFLPGAPEFRITLPKGSGVARGRLLTEFGGNGTHKFLLLAGSVAAADAWPGLGEHRRRSRAALRANGAFADAPVSPDLPEAPARWVATRDITCNSSSAAAGLVYGYDASGPESWRTAEGHPLGDYLSTSWRAPRKAWLVRGSNVSGHNLVRQLWLEGRLVSLSGAHLPPVEEDDPTKSTLRRYVEDGYEGAASYNQKRGLVDELHAFLTQMRVGDTVTTISDGRLHVGRITGDAVQTASPGGLSNLRRAVSWLPGSHPYEELPEEVQQKLSAQHDVVDLTVVLEALDTLSGSVDTDEGGTAALPPSAEGAAQRELVLPEVTDDLLAELLVHERNWLDEVRELLVDDRQLVLYGPPGTGKTYLAMKLAEHFGGGPEQVKIVQFHPSYAYEDFFEGFRPVEDPETREVAFRLTAGPLRELADLASREGNRHVPHFLIIDEMNRANLAKVFGELYFLLEYRKRSVRLTYSGDDFGLPPNLFVIGTMNTADRSIALVDSAMRRRFAFVELSPRTEPTAGLLARWLEREKKDEEPARLLDALNALIDDPDFAVGPSYLMKPGAYRDGGLDRTWRTKILPLLEEHHYGEGLDVAARYGLDALRKKLV from the coding sequence ATGCCCCAGCCCGAATTCCTCCCCGGCGCTCCGGAGTTCCGCATCACGCTCCCCAAGGGCAGCGGCGTGGCACGGGGCCGGCTCCTCACCGAGTTCGGCGGCAACGGCACCCACAAGTTCCTCCTGCTGGCGGGGTCGGTGGCGGCTGCCGACGCCTGGCCCGGCCTGGGCGAACACCGGCGCCGCTCGCGTGCGGCACTCCGGGCGAACGGCGCGTTCGCCGACGCCCCGGTCAGCCCCGACCTGCCGGAGGCACCCGCACGGTGGGTGGCGACCCGGGACATCACGTGCAACTCCTCGTCCGCGGCGGCGGGACTGGTCTACGGGTACGACGCCTCCGGTCCCGAGTCCTGGCGGACCGCCGAGGGCCATCCGCTCGGCGACTACCTCTCCACCAGCTGGCGGGCGCCGCGCAAGGCATGGCTGGTGCGCGGTTCCAACGTGTCGGGGCACAACCTGGTGCGGCAACTGTGGCTGGAAGGGCGGCTCGTCTCGCTTTCCGGGGCCCATCTGCCGCCCGTCGAGGAGGACGATCCGACCAAGAGCACGTTGCGCCGTTACGTCGAGGACGGCTACGAAGGGGCGGCCTCCTACAACCAGAAGCGCGGCCTCGTCGACGAACTCCACGCATTCCTCACCCAGATGCGGGTGGGCGACACGGTGACGACCATAAGTGACGGGCGCCTGCACGTCGGCCGGATCACTGGCGACGCCGTGCAGACCGCCTCCCCGGGCGGGCTGTCGAATCTGCGGCGGGCAGTCTCCTGGCTGCCCGGCAGCCACCCGTACGAGGAGCTCCCCGAGGAGGTGCAGCAGAAGCTGTCGGCGCAGCACGACGTCGTCGACCTCACCGTTGTCCTCGAAGCACTGGACACTCTGTCCGGGTCCGTCGACACGGACGAGGGCGGCACCGCCGCCCTGCCGCCTTCCGCCGAGGGCGCGGCTCAACGGGAGCTGGTCCTGCCGGAGGTCACGGACGACCTGCTGGCCGAACTCCTCGTCCATGAGCGGAATTGGCTGGACGAGGTGCGCGAGCTCCTCGTCGACGACCGTCAACTGGTGCTCTACGGCCCGCCGGGCACGGGCAAGACCTATCTGGCCATGAAGCTGGCGGAGCACTTCGGCGGGGGCCCCGAGCAGGTCAAGATCGTCCAGTTCCACCCGTCCTACGCCTACGAGGACTTCTTCGAGGGTTTCCGGCCCGTGGAGGACCCCGAGACCCGGGAGGTGGCCTTCCGGCTGACCGCCGGACCGCTACGCGAGCTGGCGGACCTCGCCTCCCGCGAGGGCAACCGGCACGTCCCCCATTTCCTGATCATCGACGAGATGAACCGCGCCAACCTGGCCAAGGTCTTCGGCGAGCTGTACTTCCTGCTGGAATACCGCAAGCGGTCCGTCCGGCTCACCTACTCGGGGGACGACTTCGGGCTGCCGCCCAACCTCTTCGTGATCGGCACCATGAACACCGCCGACCGGTCCATCGCGCTGGTGGACTCGGCCATGCGCCGCCGGTTCGCCTTCGTGGAGCTGTCACCCCGTACCGAGCCGACCGCCGGTCTTCTCGCACGCTGGCTGGAGCGCGAGAAGAAGGACGAGGAACCCGCCCGGCTCCTCGATGCCCTCAACGCCCTCATCGACGACCCCGACTTCGCCGTCGGTCCGTCGTACCTGATGAAGCCAGGGGCGTACCGCGACGGCGGCCTCGACCGGACGTGGCGTACCAAGATCCTGCCCCTCTTGGAAGAGCACCACTACGGCGAGGGTCTCGACGTCGCCGCCCGCTACGGCCTCGACGCCCTGCGGAAGAAGCTCGTGTGA
- a CDS encoding nucleotide exchange factor GrpE produces MTGPVPVDADADASPSELDKLRRRVAALSGKRDKAEARLDTLLESLLRLDDLLADTRRRVGALHEARSAREAASAAAVLGEQIDSAHVMLRSEFARYDVSPIEVLGRAADPAEMRVVGTEPHPTRPDGTVLREKVTGFRRGSVTLRPAEVVVAVPGPAPEPVADPAPEPVPESELPPASSTRSQPRRTTRSQRRLPRKASAGRGRRSRRA; encoded by the coding sequence ATGACCGGTCCGGTCCCCGTCGACGCCGACGCCGACGCCTCGCCGTCCGAGCTCGACAAACTGCGACGCAGGGTCGCCGCCCTGTCCGGCAAGCGGGACAAGGCCGAAGCCCGTCTGGACACCCTGCTGGAATCGCTGCTGCGGCTCGACGACCTGCTCGCCGATACTCGCCGCCGCGTCGGAGCCCTGCACGAGGCTCGCTCCGCCCGGGAGGCGGCGTCGGCCGCCGCCGTGCTGGGCGAGCAGATCGACTCGGCCCATGTGATGCTGCGCAGCGAGTTCGCCCGGTACGACGTCAGCCCGATCGAGGTCCTGGGCAGGGCAGCGGACCCGGCGGAGATGCGCGTCGTGGGAACCGAGCCGCATCCGACCCGCCCGGACGGCACCGTGCTGCGGGAGAAGGTCACCGGCTTCCGGCGGGGCTCCGTCACGCTGCGGCCCGCGGAGGTGGTCGTCGCGGTGCCGGGTCCGGCACCGGAGCCCGTGGCCGATCCCGCACCGGAGCCCGTACCCGAGTCCGAGCTGCCTCCGGCGAGCAGCACAAGGAGCCAGCCCCGGCGTACGACCCGCTCCCAACGGCGGCTTCCCCGCAAGGCATCGGCCGGGCGGGGACGCCGTTCTCGCCGCGCCTGA